A window of Planctomycetota bacterium contains these coding sequences:
- the rpsQ gene encoding 30S ribosomal protein S17: MADASNRAGEGVESLTGTKIGVVDSDARAKTRRVVLSYMAQHPKYGKYVRRRTILHVHDEANESHVGDVVEVAPCRPISKTKSWRLVRVVERRSAEAAAMKSVKELQGPVVQG; encoded by the coding sequence ATGGCGGACGCGAGCAACAGGGCGGGCGAGGGCGTGGAGTCGCTCACGGGCACCAAGATCGGGGTGGTGGACTCCGACGCGCGGGCGAAGACGCGGCGCGTGGTGCTGAGCTACATGGCGCAGCACCCCAAGTACGGGAAGTACGTCCGCCGGCGCACGATCCTGCACGTCCACGACGAGGCGAACGAGTCGCACGTGGGCGACGTGGTGGAGGTGGCGCCGTGCCGCCCCATCAGCAAGACCAAGTCGTGGCGCCTCGTGCGGGTGGTCGAGCGTCGCTCGGCGGAGGCGGCGGCGATGAAGAGCGTGAAGGAACTCCAGGGGCCGGTCGTACAGGGATGA
- the rplP gene encoding 50S ribosomal protein L16, with protein sequence MALMPKRVKYRKEMRRIRPRKATKGNYVAYGDFGLQSLEGCWLPGNVIEAGRISCQHFLKREGKLFIRVFPDKPISKKPLETRMGTGKADVDYWAARIKPGTMLFEIAGVPESTAKLALLRAAMKMPVRCRFVGRRVRV encoded by the coding sequence ATGGCGTTGATGCCCAAAAGAGTGAAGTACCGCAAGGAGATGCGCCGGATCCGCCCGCGCAAGGCGACGAAGGGCAACTACGTCGCGTACGGGGATTTCGGGCTGCAGTCGCTCGAGGGGTGCTGGCTGCCCGGCAACGTGATCGAGGCGGGTCGCATCTCGTGCCAGCACTTCCTGAAGCGCGAGGGGAAGCTGTTCATCCGGGTCTTCCCGGACAAGCCGATCTCGAAGAAGCCGCTCGAGACGCGAATGGGAACGGGCAAGGCGGACGTCGACTACTGGGCGGCGCGGATCAAGCCCGGGACGATGCTGTTCGAGATCGCGGGCGTTCCGGAGAGCACGGCGAAGCTGGCGCTGCTCCGGGCGGCGATGAAGATGCCGGTGCGCTGCCGGTTCGTGGGTCGGCGGGTGCGGGTCTAA
- the rpmC gene encoding 50S ribosomal protein L29: MKGKDVHGMKDEELSLEARNLRVKLFDLRSQSVTEKVEDTSQFGKIRKDVARLLTEQRARRGAKQNG, translated from the coding sequence ATGAAGGGCAAGGACGTGCACGGGATGAAGGACGAGGAGCTGTCGCTGGAGGCCCGGAACCTGCGGGTGAAGCTCTTCGACCTGCGCTCGCAGTCGGTGACGGAGAAGGTGGAGGACACGTCGCAGTTCGGGAAGATCCGCAAGGACGTCGCCCGGCTGCTGACGGAACAGCGGGCGCGTCGGGGAGCGAAGCAGAACGGGTAA